The sequence TATGATGAATAGGAACTTGTAATGGCGGCGCCAGACAATCCATCAAACGCTGTGGAATGGGCCATGGCGGAGATGGTAAACAAACCGGAGATTCTCCGTAAAGCAATGGAAGAGATCGACAGAGTGGTCGGAAAAGAAAGACTCGTTCAAGAATCCGACATCCCTAAACTAAACTACGTCAAAGCTATCCTCCGTGAAGCATTCCGTCTCCATCCCGTCGCGGCCTTTAACCTCCCACACGTGGCACTTGCCGACACAACCGTCGCCGGATATCACATCCCTAAAGGAAGCCAAGTCCTTCTTAGCCGATATGGGCTAGGCCGTAACCCGAAAGTTTGGGCCGACCCACTTAGCTTTAAACCGGAGAGACATCTCAACGAATGCT is a genomic window of Camelina sativa cultivar DH55 unplaced genomic scaffold, Cs unpScaffold07599, whole genome shotgun sequence containing:
- the LOC109131900 gene encoding cytochrome P450 79B1-like; this translates as LVMAAPDNPSNAVEWAMAEMVNKPEILRKAMEEIDRVVGKERLVQESDIPKLNYVKAILREAFRLHPVAAFNLPHVALADTTVAGYHIPKGSQVLLSRYGLGRNPKVWADPLSFKPERHLNECSEVTLTENDLRFISFSTGKRGCA